Proteins from a single region of Paraglaciecola sp. T6c:
- a CDS encoding LexA family protein — protein MLKFIPIKASAGIVGFESPATEYTQLSLDLDQLLIDHPSATYIGIAQGESMTGDGIFSGDLLIVDRAQDIKDRDVVVANLNGVFVCKKIDKVQRCLLSSSNRFPPYFLQEGDDFQIEGVVTRSIRLHRPFKKPM, from the coding sequence ATGTTGAAATTTATTCCTATTAAAGCCTCTGCCGGTATTGTTGGGTTCGAATCCCCTGCAACAGAATATACCCAGCTAAGCCTAGATTTAGACCAACTCTTGATTGACCATCCATCTGCGACCTATATCGGTATCGCACAGGGGGAGTCGATGACCGGAGACGGTATTTTTTCCGGCGACTTACTGATTGTCGACCGTGCCCAAGATATTAAAGATCGAGACGTGGTGGTCGCCAACCTCAATGGTGTATTTGTGTGTAAAAAGATTGATAAAGTGCAGCGTTGTCTACTGTCATCCAGTAATCGATTTCCCCCCTATTTTTTACAAGAAGGCGATGATTTCCAAATAGAGGGTGTGGTGACGCGCTCGATCCGCCTGCATCGACCTTTTAAAAAGCCAATGTAA
- a CDS encoding DUF1801 domain-containing protein, whose amino-acid sequence MTIVISDKYPKIARAQFSAIRNEIRHIAKVHRLGKVEESLKWGEPSFSVKGGSPIRIDWKDKTPELFNVYFHCQTRLIDTFKEVYPNSFTYQGNRALSLPLTKSIYDTPLNQCLLIAMTYHKVKHLPLLGAQPT is encoded by the coding sequence ATGACCATCGTCATTTCTGATAAGTATCCTAAAATCGCCAGAGCGCAGTTTAGCGCTATTCGAAATGAAATACGGCATATTGCTAAGGTGCATCGCTTAGGTAAAGTGGAGGAGTCGCTAAAATGGGGCGAGCCAAGTTTTTCAGTAAAAGGTGGCAGCCCTATCCGCATCGATTGGAAAGACAAAACACCAGAGCTCTTCAACGTTTATTTTCACTGCCAGACTCGGCTAATAGACACATTCAAAGAGGTGTATCCAAACAGTTTTACTTATCAGGGCAATCGCGCACTTAGTCTTCCTTTAACCAAAAGCATTTATGACACGCCATTAAACCAGTGCTTGTTAATCGCGATGACCTATCACAAGGTAAAACACTTACCACTACTGGGCGCGCAACCTACTTAA
- a CDS encoding Ig-like domain-containing protein has product MLKVIPWLLVTSSLVAIPTYIHATTEVVVNLNVKHSVEGKSEFERKNHIKLHSTLNDNDWQGEEDKLKYMMEELDVYFGRDNGGTVWNFNQAIEDPANIGYADPQNIIARGQAQRETNWGQNKSALHQYDGRGDLMIGGQPRAHYLGNTSPCCGGSAWQAKGGDAVGDFLGQYVNEFFRSAGDPVTKGHLAPVYFEVLNEPLYQVTDAPHELGLEQPIPPIDIFTFHNDVADAFRQHNTHIKIGGFTVAFPIFEQREFARWEERMKLFIDTSGSHMDVYSTHFYDLEDDNRFKGSRLEATLDMIDQYSLLALGETKPHVISEYGGRNRPMENAPWSALRDWWFLKTASPMLMQFLSRPDSVLTSIPFVPIKALWGTAADGTPYNWRLLRQQKEAPNETGENWVFTEMVKFYQLWSDVKGTRVDTFSTNSDFLIDSYVQNDKAYVLISNLTEQAEKIVVHKYGAPASSQPTTRIKHLYLKGAAPALDETSHASDIQEVTIAAEATMVIEYDYPSDIVINETSQEKKYFATEYLKPISANQISRFNINSVATSALGEGILRVVVGRKLGKSLAPTIAVNGETLTASAQISGDIQNTRGDFFGVIEFPVPIDLLRTNNEIDVTFGDDGGHIASVNLKVFSFTSDVRPSAGPVKGITIEPTSAVVAVGSTLQLNPTITPYFATNQNYFLQSSAPEVATVTQTGLVSALMQGEARITATTEEGSFIAQVDIEVELPSPTSITFDDQSIYASTVYTAGEAMHVTTEYDAGTGHTVTAALGGVEYRLRHLTASFGLISDVAIVQDGHAVNTQRGTSSVELALPTNLQASADLPDGEFYFLFVRVVSSNGETQSTSAFPVSIEAGNIDTSPSLTLDDARKYRDTIYKTDQQLTVTAHYQAGDGNTVTSEQGGVRFYLRELDANFGLINDIIIEDASAIGQQVGAATATFSLADLTPSAALPAGHFYYLFAVFNSTNGDKYNIPGVFPIRIEQEVSELSLTFSEPNLYRSTDYEVGGSLAVSVDFDMGTGNAVSDELGGIRFFLRHLREDYSMVKDIILEDANAIGQQSGSASVTFSLANIAASDALPANDFYFLYVLVKSTDGATQDLAVQRINIVSPALVGDYDLDGDVDINDIQSLIVAIHMRQSIDLSFDMNSDGTVNLLDTRLLMNACTRTRCAP; this is encoded by the coding sequence ATGTTAAAAGTCATTCCGTGGTTGCTTGTAACGTCGAGTTTGGTCGCGATACCAACATACATACACGCAACGACAGAGGTAGTTGTTAATTTGAATGTCAAACATTCAGTTGAAGGTAAATCTGAATTTGAGCGCAAAAACCATATAAAACTGCATTCCACGCTAAACGATAATGATTGGCAGGGTGAAGAAGACAAACTTAAGTATATGATGGAAGAGTTAGACGTTTATTTTGGTCGAGATAACGGTGGCACCGTTTGGAATTTTAACCAAGCCATTGAGGACCCAGCCAACATAGGTTATGCAGATCCGCAGAATATCATCGCTCGGGGTCAAGCCCAGCGCGAAACCAATTGGGGACAAAACAAGTCTGCTTTACATCAATACGATGGCCGAGGAGACTTGATGATAGGCGGCCAACCCAGAGCGCATTATCTAGGTAACACTTCACCTTGTTGCGGTGGAAGTGCTTGGCAAGCAAAAGGTGGCGACGCGGTCGGTGATTTCCTTGGACAATATGTTAACGAGTTTTTTCGTTCTGCGGGTGATCCCGTGACAAAGGGACACCTAGCGCCCGTTTACTTTGAAGTGCTTAACGAACCTCTTTATCAGGTAACGGATGCGCCACATGAACTCGGATTAGAGCAGCCCATCCCGCCAATCGATATTTTTACCTTTCATAACGACGTTGCCGATGCTTTTCGACAACACAACACCCATATAAAAATTGGTGGCTTTACGGTGGCATTCCCTATATTTGAGCAAAGAGAGTTTGCTCGCTGGGAAGAAAGAATGAAGCTATTTATTGATACCAGTGGCAGCCATATGGATGTGTATTCAACCCATTTTTATGATCTTGAGGACGACAATCGTTTTAAAGGTAGTCGACTCGAAGCAACATTAGACATGATAGATCAATATTCGCTACTCGCTTTAGGTGAAACCAAACCTCACGTTATTTCAGAATATGGCGGCCGAAATAGACCCATGGAAAATGCGCCTTGGTCTGCATTACGCGATTGGTGGTTTCTTAAAACCGCTAGCCCCATGTTAATGCAATTTCTCAGTCGTCCCGATTCCGTCTTAACCTCTATTCCCTTTGTCCCCATCAAAGCGTTGTGGGGCACGGCAGCAGACGGTACGCCCTACAATTGGCGATTACTTCGTCAACAAAAGGAAGCACCGAATGAAACCGGTGAAAACTGGGTATTTACTGAAATGGTCAAATTTTATCAGCTATGGTCCGATGTAAAAGGCACTCGCGTTGATACCTTTTCCACTAACAGTGATTTCCTTATTGATAGCTATGTACAAAATGACAAAGCATATGTGCTGATCAGTAATCTTACTGAACAAGCGGAAAAAATTGTTGTGCACAAGTACGGCGCGCCTGCGTCAAGTCAGCCCACGACACGCATTAAGCATCTGTATCTCAAAGGCGCAGCCCCCGCGCTTGATGAAACAAGTCATGCGTCAGATATCCAAGAAGTCACGATTGCTGCTGAAGCGACTATGGTAATCGAATACGATTACCCTTCAGACATCGTCATCAACGAAACATCACAAGAGAAAAAGTATTTTGCCACTGAATATTTAAAACCCATTTCAGCCAATCAAATCAGTCGCTTTAATATTAATTCGGTTGCTACAAGCGCGCTTGGTGAAGGCATATTGCGCGTTGTTGTTGGGCGTAAGTTAGGCAAGTCTCTCGCACCAACTATCGCTGTTAATGGAGAAACCTTAACAGCTTCAGCACAAATTTCTGGGGATATTCAGAACACCCGAGGCGACTTTTTTGGTGTTATCGAATTTCCTGTCCCCATTGACCTTTTGCGCACTAATAACGAAATAGATGTGACCTTTGGCGATGATGGGGGACATATTGCCAGCGTGAACCTTAAAGTGTTTAGCTTCACATCAGATGTCCGCCCCAGTGCTGGCCCTGTAAAGGGGATCACTATTGAGCCCACATCGGCTGTGGTCGCTGTGGGAAGCACACTACAACTAAACCCCACTATCACCCCGTACTTTGCCACCAACCAAAATTATTTTTTGCAATCCAGTGCGCCCGAGGTGGCTACTGTAACGCAAACAGGTTTGGTGAGTGCCTTAATGCAGGGGGAAGCGAGGATCACTGCAACCACTGAAGAGGGCAGCTTTATTGCTCAGGTAGACATCGAGGTTGAGTTGCCCTCCCCTACGTCGATCACATTCGATGATCAAAGCATTTACGCAAGTACGGTATATACCGCAGGTGAAGCTATGCACGTCACCACTGAGTATGATGCTGGTACGGGCCATACTGTGACGGCAGCACTTGGCGGGGTCGAATACAGACTGCGTCATTTAACCGCTAGTTTTGGCTTAATATCTGATGTTGCTATTGTGCAAGATGGTCACGCGGTCAATACTCAACGTGGTACATCTAGCGTCGAATTAGCCCTACCCACCAATTTACAAGCCAGTGCAGACCTCCCTGATGGCGAGTTCTATTTTTTATTTGTTAGGGTGGTTTCTAGTAACGGGGAAACTCAATCAACAAGTGCTTTCCCGGTTAGTATTGAAGCAGGCAATATTGACACAAGCCCGTCGTTAACACTGGATGATGCGCGTAAATATCGCGATACAATCTACAAAACAGACCAACAACTTACTGTAACAGCACATTATCAGGCGGGCGATGGAAATACAGTGACGAGTGAGCAAGGCGGCGTGCGCTTTTACCTACGTGAACTGGACGCAAATTTTGGCCTCATCAATGACATCATTATCGAAGATGCCTCAGCAATCGGTCAACAAGTAGGTGCTGCCACCGCTACCTTTTCACTAGCAGACTTAACGCCCAGCGCAGCCTTACCTGCTGGGCATTTTTACTATTTGTTTGCTGTTTTTAATAGCACCAACGGCGATAAATATAACATTCCTGGTGTATTTCCCATTCGTATCGAGCAAGAGGTGAGTGAGCTTTCCTTGACATTTAGCGAGCCGAATTTATATCGCTCCACAGACTACGAAGTGGGCGGTTCATTAGCGGTTTCAGTTGATTTTGATATGGGTACAGGCAACGCTGTCAGTGATGAGCTAGGCGGTATACGTTTCTTCTTACGCCATCTGAGAGAAGACTACTCTATGGTTAAAGACATCATACTCGAAGATGCCAATGCAATTGGTCAGCAATCGGGCTCAGCCAGCGTCACGTTTTCCCTCGCCAATATAGCGGCGAGTGATGCACTACCCGCCAATGATTTTTACTTTCTTTATGTACTCGTCAAGTCCACTGACGGCGCCACCCAAGACCTCGCTGTGCAACGTATCAACATCGTCAGCCCTGCGTTGGTCGGCGATTACGACCTAGATGGCGACGTGGATATCAACGACATACAAAGCTTAATCGTTGCTATTCATATGCGGCAATCTATCGACCTGTCTTTTGATATGAATAGCGATGGTACGGTTAACTTACTCGACACACGACTACTCATGAACGCATGCACCCGAACCCGCTGTGCACCCTAG
- a CDS encoding GAF domain-containing protein gives MPDYPRLPHELERLSALKNLNIIDTEQDQLLDAITLEARNHFNSKSCLISLITEDRQWFKSKQGLDVTETPRKISFCTYAIAEEEYLIIPDSLADERFKNNPLVTGAPFIRAYAGSILHTGEGYEVGTFCLLFDKPRVFTDEDISVLQRFGSAAEKVLIEGYSVR, from the coding sequence ATGCCCGATTACCCACGGTTACCCCATGAGCTGGAACGCTTAAGTGCGTTAAAAAACTTGAATATCATTGACACAGAGCAAGACCAATTACTTGATGCGATTACCCTTGAGGCAAGAAATCATTTTAATAGCAAATCTTGTTTAATCAGCTTAATTACTGAAGACCGTCAGTGGTTTAAATCAAAACAAGGCTTGGACGTAACAGAGACACCACGAAAAATTTCATTTTGTACATACGCCATTGCCGAGGAAGAATACTTGATCATTCCAGACTCCCTTGCTGATGAGCGTTTTAAAAATAATCCTTTGGTAACAGGCGCCCCATTCATTCGCGCATACGCTGGTAGTATTTTACATACGGGCGAAGGTTACGAAGTGGGCACATTTTGTCTGTTGTTTGATAAGCCTCGTGTGTTCACTGACGAAGATATCAGCGTTTTACAACGCTTCGGCTCCGCGGCAGAAAAAGTACTAATTGAAGGTTATAGCGTTCGATAG
- a CDS encoding exonuclease domain-containing protein, translating to MQSPVKSGLILPEKYYLDHFNEFLAYTQTHCAALLLPAHHDFIQRFEQLAHNTQCMFVRVVNRKGLFIACSTLTYGEIEDCQRELAILTDCGVLRSVVTSDVSPFLDTLNKAQLIELLSSQQVTFKKSAAKAVLLTLARTLSAEAITQHTLCDDFKVKTFVDEWQYLLFLFFGNLNSALDKFSMRDLGVLKTRNKSKQQGPRFDGIEEAQSAFYFAQQKQRLGSLCPEGLTEFAQQQELQQTPVGITANEYAAHFWYELGCALLAIDCENAKTQALAFWRLSSHQKAQERLIRETYKFDKERAKLALEAILDVPKDDELSLFAFDFYQRKFNQAKLSVRTQRLREHSHKLYIDEVYKDRVELGVKRYYEGQNLCVDNAAHGGKQQSELQAESLDQTPAQLPANIFAYRTENRLFRALFGLTFWHELFNEAERATGSEFDRRPRLIKENCLYDELGAQVEARLALFTQCQSQPQPQPQNKHQINSVSSHAMAYLTQVASRYYGQPNGIFRWHPKMLEIIGVFLRHVNGQWVADHLRAMAKNYQGLKDGYPDLMVIENQQLRFEEVKAPGDQLRANQLVSIDALQNAGFNVGVCQVEWRYNPQQPYVVVDVETTGGCKPGHRITEIGAVKVIDSKVVDSWSSLINPERRVPHFITRLTGISNDMVEDAPLFCEVIDDLEAFMQDCIFVAHNVNFDYGFFKLEYGRLERAFSMPKLCTVREMRKYYPGSPSYSLGKLSKEYGLSLDNHHRALCDAQAAAELLIMVNEKKHTV from the coding sequence ATGCAAAGCCCCGTGAAATCAGGTCTAATATTGCCTGAGAAATACTACCTTGATCATTTTAACGAGTTCCTCGCTTATACGCAGACCCATTGCGCGGCATTATTATTGCCAGCACATCACGATTTTATTCAGCGCTTTGAGCAATTAGCGCACAACACCCAATGCATGTTTGTGCGTGTGGTAAATCGAAAAGGCCTGTTCATCGCCTGCAGTACCTTAACCTACGGGGAAATTGAAGACTGCCAACGGGAGCTAGCGATACTCACTGACTGTGGCGTGTTACGTTCGGTTGTTACCAGCGATGTCAGTCCCTTTCTCGATACGCTGAACAAGGCGCAATTGATCGAATTATTAAGCTCGCAACAGGTAACGTTTAAAAAAAGTGCTGCCAAAGCCGTTTTATTAACGCTAGCCCGTACGCTTAGCGCTGAGGCAATCACCCAACATACCTTATGCGACGATTTCAAAGTAAAAACATTCGTTGATGAGTGGCAATACTTACTGTTTTTATTTTTTGGCAATCTTAATAGCGCGCTAGACAAGTTCTCCATGCGGGACTTGGGCGTCCTTAAAACGCGCAATAAATCTAAGCAGCAAGGCCCGCGCTTTGACGGTATTGAAGAAGCCCAAAGTGCCTTCTATTTTGCTCAGCAAAAACAGCGTTTGGGATCTCTGTGCCCCGAAGGACTGACTGAATTTGCGCAACAGCAAGAATTGCAACAAACGCCCGTGGGGATTACAGCCAATGAATATGCTGCACACTTTTGGTACGAGCTGGGCTGCGCCTTATTAGCCATTGATTGTGAGAACGCTAAAACACAAGCGCTGGCATTTTGGCGTTTATCTTCACACCAAAAAGCACAAGAGCGCTTGATCAGAGAAACCTATAAATTTGATAAAGAGCGCGCCAAGTTGGCCCTTGAAGCGATACTTGATGTACCGAAAGACGACGAACTAAGTTTGTTCGCGTTTGACTTTTACCAACGTAAGTTCAATCAAGCAAAGTTAAGCGTGCGTACCCAGCGTTTACGTGAGCACAGTCACAAACTTTACATTGATGAAGTGTACAAAGATCGCGTGGAATTAGGCGTAAAACGCTACTACGAGGGGCAAAATCTATGCGTGGATAATGCTGCGCATGGGGGTAAACAGCAAAGCGAGCTTCAGGCTGAATCTCTTGATCAAACCCCAGCACAATTGCCGGCAAATATTTTCGCTTATAGAACCGAAAATCGCTTATTCAGGGCACTATTTGGTTTAACGTTTTGGCATGAATTGTTTAATGAGGCCGAGCGCGCAACGGGCTCAGAGTTTGACCGCAGACCACGCCTGATAAAAGAAAACTGTCTGTACGATGAGTTAGGTGCTCAGGTGGAAGCGCGCTTAGCGCTGTTCACTCAATGTCAATCTCAACCCCAGCCCCAGCCTCAAAACAAACACCAGATAAACAGCGTATCCAGCCATGCCATGGCATACCTGACGCAAGTTGCAAGTCGATACTATGGCCAGCCTAACGGTATATTTCGTTGGCACCCCAAGATGCTTGAGATCATTGGCGTATTCTTACGACATGTAAACGGGCAATGGGTAGCGGACCACTTAAGAGCAATGGCGAAAAACTACCAAGGGTTAAAAGATGGTTACCCAGATTTAATGGTGATTGAAAATCAGCAACTGCGCTTTGAAGAGGTGAAAGCGCCGGGGGATCAACTTCGCGCCAATCAGCTGGTGAGTATCGACGCATTGCAAAATGCCGGGTTTAACGTCGGGGTGTGTCAAGTAGAGTGGCGTTATAACCCCCAACAACCCTATGTCGTGGTTGACGTTGAAACGACAGGAGGATGCAAGCCGGGGCATCGCATTACTGAAATCGGCGCGGTTAAAGTGATTGACTCCAAGGTGGTCGACAGCTGGAGTAGCCTTATCAACCCTGAAAGACGGGTGCCGCATTTTATTACCCGTTTGACGGGGATCAGTAATGATATGGTCGAAGACGCGCCACTTTTTTGCGAAGTCATAGATGATTTAGAGGCGTTTATGCAAGACTGTATTTTCGTGGCTCACAACGTGAATTTCGACTATGGCTTTTTTAAGTTGGAATACGGGCGATTAGAAAGAGCGTTCTCTATGCCTAAGCTATGCACAGTGCGCGAAATGCGTAAGTATTATCCTGGCTCACCATCTTATTCGTTGGGTAAATTAAGCAAAGAATACGGATTGTCTCTTGATAATCATCACCGAGCCTTATGTGATGCTCAAGCTGCTGCTGAGCTACTGATCATGGTGAACGAGAAAAAACACACAGTATAA
- a CDS encoding alpha-amylase family glycosyl hydrolase yields MTHEHVKPVVYQVFTRLFGNTNTTNKPWGTIEENGVGKFSDFTDEALQGIKELGVSHIWYTGVPHHDVITDYSEYGISNDDPDVVKGRAGSPYAVKDYYTVNPDLADDPANRLAEFEALIKRTHKNGMKVIIDIVPNHVARNYQSLAKPDGMSDFGEKDDVSLEYARDNNFYYVVGQDFTVPKAPQGYQPLGGETHSLADGEFKESPAKWTGNGSRKAQPDANDWYETVKVNYGVKPDGSYDFATLPAQYADKTADEHVVFWTNKSVPDSWIKFRDITQYWLAKGVDGFRYDMAEMVPVAFWSYLNSHIKHTNPEAFLLAEVYDPTKYREYITQGKMDFLYDKVGFYDSLKGVMQGQLPASVITKAHSEVADIEMHMLHFLENHDEQRIASPQFAGSSELGKPALVVSALISRAPTLIYFGQEVGEDGSENMGFGSASRTTIFDYAGVPAHQRWMNQGKFDGAMLAPSEKALRDYYRRVLRISASQSAMAGPYADLHSVNLNQNNDNDEATYSESIYAFSRFDDEQKIVVVSNFSQGGKQFELVIPESLISQWGLPDGEYTMFDLLSEQKMNINVENQKGRISMTLGSLQSVVLNLVK; encoded by the coding sequence ATGACGCACGAGCACGTGAAGCCAGTGGTGTACCAGGTGTTTACCCGGTTATTTGGCAATACCAATACCACCAATAAGCCATGGGGCACCATTGAAGAAAACGGCGTTGGGAAATTCAGTGATTTTACCGATGAAGCCCTGCAAGGCATAAAAGAACTCGGCGTCAGTCATATTTGGTATACGGGCGTACCCCATCACGATGTGATCACCGACTATAGCGAGTACGGTATTTCAAATGACGATCCCGATGTGGTTAAAGGCAGAGCGGGCTCGCCATATGCTGTAAAGGATTATTACACGGTTAACCCAGATTTGGCAGATGATCCAGCAAACCGGTTGGCAGAATTCGAGGCACTGATAAAGCGCACGCATAAAAACGGCATGAAAGTCATCATTGATATTGTGCCTAACCACGTGGCAAGAAATTATCAATCGCTGGCAAAACCTGATGGTATGAGTGATTTCGGTGAAAAGGATGATGTAAGTCTTGAATATGCGCGAGATAACAACTTTTATTATGTCGTTGGGCAAGATTTCACGGTGCCAAAAGCCCCTCAAGGATATCAACCTTTAGGCGGGGAAACCCACTCGTTAGCTGACGGGGAATTTAAAGAATCACCCGCAAAGTGGACGGGCAATGGTTCACGCAAAGCACAACCTGATGCCAATGATTGGTATGAAACAGTGAAAGTTAATTACGGCGTTAAGCCTGATGGGAGCTACGATTTCGCCACGCTACCCGCGCAATATGCCGACAAAACGGCCGATGAACATGTGGTGTTCTGGACAAATAAGAGTGTGCCGGACTCATGGATTAAATTTCGTGATATTACCCAGTACTGGTTGGCAAAAGGTGTAGATGGGTTTCGATACGACATGGCTGAAATGGTGCCAGTGGCGTTTTGGAGTTATCTAAATTCGCACATTAAACACACCAATCCGGAGGCATTTTTACTGGCTGAAGTGTACGATCCGACTAAGTATCGAGAGTATATTACTCAGGGAAAAATGGACTTCTTGTACGATAAAGTCGGCTTTTATGACAGTTTAAAAGGGGTCATGCAAGGTCAATTACCCGCTTCTGTTATTACAAAAGCGCATTCAGAAGTAGCGGATATAGAGATGCATATGCTGCACTTTTTGGAAAATCATGATGAGCAGCGCATCGCTAGCCCTCAGTTTGCTGGCAGCAGTGAATTAGGAAAGCCGGCATTAGTCGTATCAGCCTTAATAAGCCGCGCGCCGACACTCATTTATTTTGGCCAAGAAGTGGGGGAAGATGGCAGTGAAAATATGGGCTTTGGTTCAGCCTCTCGCACCACCATTTTTGATTATGCTGGCGTTCCAGCGCATCAACGCTGGATGAACCAAGGAAAATTCGACGGTGCGATGTTAGCCCCAAGCGAAAAAGCCCTCCGGGATTACTATCGCCGGGTGTTACGTATCTCAGCAAGCCAAAGCGCGATGGCGGGGCCCTATGCGGACTTGCATTCAGTTAATCTTAATCAGAACAACGATAATGATGAAGCAACATACAGCGAGTCTATTTACGCATTCAGCCGCTTCGATGACGAGCAAAAAATAGTGGTAGTCAGTAACTTTAGTCAAGGGGGGAAACAGTTCGAATTAGTGATCCCCGAAAGCTTAATTTCTCAATGGGGGCTACCTGATGGCGAATATACGATGTTCGATTTACTCAGTGAGCAAAAAATGAATATTAACGTGGAAAATCAAAAAGGTCGTATATCAATGACGCTAGGATCGTTACAATCTGTGGTACTGAACCTCGTGAAGTAA
- a CDS encoding Y-family DNA polymerase: MFALCDANSMYASCEKVFDPSIRNKPVVVLTNNDGCICAACGIAKRMGVGKKFVPYFQVKKELEAAGVVIRSSNYELYADLSQRMMDTCARFAPDINVYSIDECFLYYGKDATAPQDGWNNLANSIRKTVWREVRLPICVGIGPTPTLAKVANHAAKNVSGFIGVAVLDNEDARKHVLKQLAVTDVWGIGKRLGVKLNALGIHTAWELANRDPSHIRKAFSIIVENTVRELNGEIRHCWETVRGAKKEIYSTRSFGSRVTDYDELRAALAGHAETVSVKLRKQKSVTSSMTLFATNSPHDNGGYVRRSFFHRFTVPTNDTRNILHVIDSAMSQLFQPGVHYYKCGVGLMDLHEQDLYQYDLFNPSNDNSRLMACMDNINSRYGRSTVQMAAKGFEQRFSMKRAFLSPQYTTQWRDIPKIKC; this comes from the coding sequence ATGTTCGCTCTATGTGATGCCAACAGCATGTACGCGAGTTGCGAAAAAGTGTTTGATCCAAGTATTCGCAATAAGCCAGTGGTGGTGTTGACCAACAACGATGGCTGTATTTGTGCAGCGTGTGGCATTGCCAAACGAATGGGTGTCGGGAAGAAGTTCGTACCTTATTTTCAGGTCAAAAAAGAGCTAGAAGCGGCAGGTGTCGTTATTCGCTCAAGTAATTACGAGCTTTATGCCGACCTGAGTCAACGCATGATGGATACGTGCGCGCGCTTTGCCCCTGACATCAATGTGTACTCTATCGATGAATGTTTTTTATATTATGGTAAAGACGCAACTGCGCCCCAAGATGGTTGGAATAACCTTGCTAACAGTATTCGAAAAACCGTGTGGCGGGAAGTGAGGTTGCCTATCTGTGTTGGCATAGGGCCGACGCCTACATTGGCTAAAGTGGCCAATCACGCGGCTAAAAATGTGAGTGGTTTTATCGGCGTGGCAGTGCTGGATAACGAAGATGCGCGTAAGCATGTGCTGAAGCAACTGGCTGTGACTGACGTGTGGGGCATAGGAAAACGTTTAGGTGTTAAATTGAATGCGCTGGGGATCCACACAGCGTGGGAGCTTGCAAACCGTGACCCGTCGCACATCAGAAAGGCGTTTTCGATTATCGTGGAAAACACGGTGCGAGAGCTAAATGGCGAGATTCGTCACTGCTGGGAAACCGTAAGAGGGGCCAAAAAAGAAATATACAGTACGCGCAGTTTTGGCAGTCGCGTGACTGATTATGATGAATTGCGAGCGGCGCTTGCTGGTCATGCTGAAACTGTAAGTGTGAAACTGCGTAAACAAAAAAGCGTGACCAGTAGTATGACGCTTTTTGCCACTAATTCTCCCCATGATAATGGCGGGTATGTGCGGCGCTCTTTCTTTCATCGCTTCACTGTGCCCACAAATGACACGCGTAATATACTTCATGTGATTGACAGTGCAATGTCTCAGCTTTTTCAACCGGGTGTACATTATTACAAATGTGGTGTCGGGTTGATGGACTTACATGAGCAGGATTTATATCAGTATGATTTATTTAACCCGTCGAATGACAACTCAAGGTTGATGGCATGTATGGACAATATTAACTCGCGCTACGGACGTTCAACCGTGCAAATGGCGGCCAAAGGCTTTGAGCAACGTTTTTCTATGAAGCGGGCGTTTTTGTCCCCGCAGTACACGACGCAGTGGCGAGATATACCAAAAATTAAGTGCTAG
- a CDS encoding CIA30 family protein codes for MNLFKINENDCWQSVNDGVMGGVSKSQLSHVDKLAVFSGHVSLENNGGFASVNRRVFVSNVPHETQVSIRVMGDGKRYQFRLKAGTEKGAPSYGVGFTTEANEWQTFRFKLSEFKATLRGKKVLEAPPLNWLDVKQLGFLISDRQEGDFCLLIDSITLHER; via the coding sequence ATGAATCTTTTTAAAATTAATGAAAATGACTGTTGGCAATCGGTAAACGATGGCGTAATGGGTGGCGTATCAAAGTCACAGTTATCCCATGTTGACAAACTCGCCGTGTTCAGCGGGCATGTTTCACTTGAGAACAATGGTGGTTTTGCCTCCGTAAATCGGCGAGTATTTGTATCAAACGTGCCTCACGAAACTCAGGTGTCGATTCGAGTTATGGGTGATGGCAAGCGCTATCAGTTTCGATTGAAAGCAGGTACTGAAAAAGGCGCGCCATCTTATGGTGTCGGGTTCACCACTGAAGCGAATGAATGGCAAACGTTCCGCTTTAAATTGAGTGAGTTTAAGGCAACGTTGCGCGGCAAAAAAGTGCTTGAGGCCCCACCACTGAATTGGTTAGATGTGAAACAGCTGGGCTTTTTGATTAGCGATCGCCAAGAGGGTGACTTTTGTTTATTGATTGACAGTATCACTCTACATGAACGATAA